One region of Thiorhodovibrio frisius genomic DNA includes:
- a CDS encoding sigma-54 interaction domain-containing protein has protein sequence MPDAMTTTGPKLRIALCGDGEQVRATANVLAFLGIEPVVLSQCPQALGELADNNAAALWICDADEPLRAAVDMLAGSKKPANGDALPIICQPLVDSSFADRRVALVASPLVPGQVISLLQWVQSQQGQASDDDQDLRGQHPSMQQVRRLINQVARTDATVLILGETGSGKEVVARAVHRASARSGKPFVAVNCGAIPPDLLESELFGHEKGAFTARTGRFELAEDGVIFLDEIGDMPLPMQVKLLRVLQERTFERVGSNKSLQTNARVISATHRNLDQAVADGHFREDLFFRLNVFPIDLPPLRERRSDIPLLIDALSERLKEQGAEPALLTPAVLAHLSTLEWPGNIRELGNLLEQLSIMYPAELVDLPQLPPRVRPEDATAPVLPAAEPNTAPATVSTEVPTSLPEGVELREFFNDLERGMIQSALEEHGYVVARAARRLGMRRTTLVERMRKFGLEREDGAEAAED, from the coding sequence ATGCCTGATGCCATGACGACGACTGGCCCCAAACTGCGCATCGCCCTCTGTGGCGACGGGGAACAAGTGCGCGCGACTGCCAATGTGCTCGCTTTTCTCGGCATCGAGCCGGTGGTGCTGTCCCAATGTCCGCAGGCGCTAGGCGAGCTTGCCGACAACAATGCCGCAGCGCTATGGATTTGCGATGCCGATGAGCCACTGCGTGCAGCAGTGGATATGCTGGCCGGCAGCAAAAAGCCCGCCAATGGCGATGCGCTGCCAATTATCTGTCAGCCGCTGGTCGATTCGTCCTTCGCCGACCGGCGCGTTGCCTTGGTGGCGAGTCCGTTGGTGCCTGGGCAGGTCATCAGCCTGTTGCAATGGGTCCAGAGTCAGCAGGGTCAAGCCAGCGATGACGACCAGGATCTGCGCGGTCAGCATCCATCCATGCAGCAGGTGCGACGGCTGATCAATCAGGTGGCGCGCACCGATGCGACGGTGCTGATTCTTGGCGAGACCGGCTCTGGCAAGGAGGTGGTTGCCCGCGCGGTGCATCGTGCATCAGCACGGTCTGGCAAGCCCTTTGTGGCGGTCAACTGCGGCGCCATTCCGCCTGATCTGCTCGAAAGTGAGCTGTTCGGGCATGAAAAGGGCGCCTTTACCGCGCGCACCGGGCGCTTCGAACTGGCCGAAGACGGGGTGATTTTTCTCGACGAGATCGGCGACATGCCGCTGCCGATGCAAGTCAAGCTGTTGCGGGTGCTGCAAGAGCGCACCTTCGAGCGGGTCGGCTCGAACAAATCCCTGCAAACCAACGCGCGGGTGATTTCCGCGACCCACCGCAATCTCGATCAGGCGGTGGCTGATGGACATTTTCGCGAAGATCTATTCTTTCGGCTCAATGTGTTTCCCATCGACCTGCCGCCGCTGCGTGAGCGGCGCAGCGACATTCCGCTGCTAATCGATGCCCTGAGCGAACGCTTAAAGGAGCAGGGCGCTGAACCCGCGCTGCTCACGCCTGCCGTGCTTGCGCATTTGAGCACCCTGGAATGGCCGGGTAACATTCGCGAGCTGGGCAATCTGCTTGAGCAGCTGTCCATTATGTATCCGGCGGAGCTGGTCGACCTGCCGCAACTTCCGCCACGGGTAAGGCCCGAGGATGCCACGGCCCCGGTCCTGCCGGCAGCCGAGCCAAATACCGCGCCGGCCACTGTGTCCACCGAGGTGCCAACATCCCTGCCCGAAGGCGTGGAGTTGCGCGAATTTTTCAACGATCTTGAACGCGGCATGATCCAGTCCGCGCTTGAAGAACATGGCTATGTCGTGGCGCGCGCGGCGCGGCGCCTAGGCATGCGACGAACCACCCTGGTGGAGCGCATGCGCAAGTTCGGCTTGGAGCGCGAGGACGGCGCCGAGGCGGCAGAAGACTGA
- a CDS encoding sigma-54 interaction domain-containing protein, which translates to MSRATLLLVDPSPAVRHQLVSVLAAVPKTHLETCTRERIAAESERLRPRIWLLADPVRALAADGAAAMVPERTASLSLDASQDALLAALRAGAAQHFALPAQAQALAQWLRALVKSVPAPEGQANPPLIAESPAMQRLLQLIERIAGSTATVFLTGESGVGKEVLAREIHRRSPRRARPFEAINCAAVPENMLEAVLFGHERGAFTGASEARPGKFRAADGGTLLLDEITEMPLPLQAKLLRVLQEREVEPLGARRPKSVDVRVLATSNRCPQSALAEGLLREDLFYRLNVFPLHLPPLRERAEDLLPLAQSFAQELSCGRITGLTADAVERLQAHDWPGNVRELRNLMERSCVLAQGGELDAADVMFDADWLFADGDQAQRPTVVENPSLHLGSQLQQQEIRVILDTLAAAGGDRKQTATRLGISPRTLRYKLARLRDEGVAIPAP; encoded by the coding sequence ATGAGCAGAGCCACGCTTCTTTTGGTTGATCCGTCGCCGGCGGTAAGACATCAACTGGTGTCGGTGCTGGCTGCGGTCCCCAAGACTCATCTCGAAACCTGCACGCGCGAGCGCATTGCCGCTGAAAGCGAGCGGTTGCGCCCACGCATCTGGCTGCTGGCCGATCCGGTGCGCGCTCTGGCTGCCGACGGCGCCGCCGCCATGGTGCCCGAGCGCACCGCGAGCCTGTCGCTGGATGCCAGTCAGGATGCGCTGCTGGCAGCGCTCAGGGCCGGTGCTGCCCAGCATTTTGCACTGCCCGCGCAGGCACAGGCCCTGGCGCAATGGCTGCGCGCGTTGGTCAAATCCGTACCCGCGCCCGAGGGTCAGGCAAACCCGCCGCTTATTGCCGAGAGCCCGGCCATGCAGCGGCTGCTTCAGCTGATTGAGCGCATCGCTGGCTCCACCGCAACGGTCTTTCTGACTGGCGAGTCCGGGGTGGGCAAAGAGGTGCTGGCGCGCGAGATTCATCGCCGTTCGCCGCGTCGCGCAAGACCCTTTGAAGCCATCAACTGCGCCGCCGTGCCCGAGAACATGCTAGAGGCAGTCTTGTTTGGCCATGAGCGTGGCGCCTTCACCGGTGCCAGCGAGGCGCGTCCGGGCAAATTCCGCGCAGCCGATGGCGGCACCCTGCTGCTGGATGAAATTACCGAAATGCCGCTGCCTCTTCAGGCCAAGCTGCTGCGGGTGCTGCAAGAGCGCGAGGTGGAGCCCTTGGGCGCGCGCCGACCCAAGTCGGTGGATGTGCGGGTGCTGGCCACCTCTAATCGTTGCCCGCAAAGCGCGCTGGCCGAGGGTCTGCTGCGCGAGGATCTTTTCTACCGACTCAATGTTTTTCCGCTGCATCTGCCACCGTTGCGCGAGCGCGCCGAGGATCTGTTACCCCTGGCTCAGTCCTTCGCACAGGAGCTTTCCTGCGGACGCATCACCGGCCTGACAGCCGACGCAGTGGAGCGCTTGCAGGCTCATGACTGGCCGGGCAATGTGCGCGAGTTGCGCAACCTGATGGAGCGCAGCTGCGTGCTGGCCCAGGGCGGCGAGCTGGACGCGGCGGATGTAATGTTTGATGCTGACTGGCTTTTTGCCGATGGCGATCAGGCGCAAAGACCGACAGTCGTCGAAAATCCGTCACTTCATTTGGGCTCCCAGCTCCAGCAACAAGAAATTCGCGTGATTCTTGACACTCTTGCCGCCGCAGGTGGTGATCGCAAGCAGACTGCGACTCGGCTCGGGATCAGCCCGCGGACGCTCAGATACAAGCTGGCGCGTCTGCGCGATGAGGGCGTTGCGATTCCAGCACCTTGA
- a CDS encoding late competence development ComFB family protein — protein sequence MPLEEQNDSQQQNYAPPMLSSITNYYEQLVLDELFRISGEAFTQPPDQDLFADIMCLALNQLPARYVRHSIDFSAHTSSSAGREMRQQVAEAVATAVATATRREVGER from the coding sequence ATGCCACTAGAAGAACAAAACGATTCCCAGCAGCAAAATTACGCCCCCCCCATGCTGTCGAGTATCACCAACTATTACGAGCAACTGGTGCTTGATGAGCTTTTCCGCATTTCCGGTGAGGCTTTCACACAGCCGCCCGATCAGGACCTGTTCGCCGACATCATGTGCTTGGCGCTCAATCAGCTGCCGGCCCGCTATGTTCGCCACAGCATCGATTTCTCGGCTCACACGAGCAGCAGCGCCGGCCGCGAAATGCGCCAGCAGGTGGCCGAGGCCGTCGCCACGGCCGTTGCGACGGCCACGCGCCGCGAGGTCGGCGAGCGCTAA
- the ruvB gene encoding Holliday junction branch migration DNA helicase RuvB — MPDTDRLIAPAASSDDQALDRAMRPRSLADYIGQPIVREQMEIFIGAARARDEALDHTLIFGPPGLGKTTLAHILAHEMGVNLRQTSGPVLEKPGDLAALLTNLDAGDLLFVDEIHRLSPVVEEVLYPAMEDFQLDIMIGDGPAARSIKLDLPAFTLVGATTRAGLLTSPLRDRFGIVQRLEYYSAADLALILRRSAGILAVDSDAEGLREIARRSRGTPRIANRLLRRVRDYTQMKADGRINRVVADQALGMLQVDQQGFDHMDRRLLSAVIEKFAGGPVGVESLAAAIGEERGTIEDVLEPFLIQQGYLMRTPKGRVATLAAYRHFGLPESVSTGVSAGASAARAHGDLFTGQTTDPGETDAKGDYGN; from the coding sequence ATGCCCGACACCGACCGCCTGATCGCTCCCGCTGCCAGTTCAGATGATCAGGCGCTTGATCGCGCCATGCGCCCGCGCAGTCTGGCTGACTACATCGGCCAGCCTATCGTGCGCGAGCAAATGGAGATTTTCATCGGCGCCGCCCGGGCGCGCGACGAGGCGCTCGACCATACCCTCATTTTCGGTCCGCCCGGGCTTGGCAAGACAACGCTCGCGCACATTCTGGCCCATGAGATGGGCGTGAATCTGCGCCAGACATCAGGCCCGGTGCTGGAAAAGCCCGGCGATCTTGCTGCGCTTCTGACCAACCTCGACGCCGGCGATTTGTTATTCGTCGATGAAATCCATCGTCTCAGCCCGGTGGTTGAGGAGGTGCTCTACCCAGCGATGGAAGATTTTCAGCTCGACATCATGATCGGCGATGGCCCGGCGGCGCGCTCCATCAAGCTCGATCTGCCGGCCTTTACTCTGGTCGGCGCCACCACCCGCGCTGGCCTGCTGACCTCGCCGCTGCGTGATCGTTTCGGCATTGTGCAGCGGCTCGAATACTACTCGGCTGCCGATTTGGCCCTGATTCTGCGTCGTTCAGCCGGGATTCTGGCCGTCGACAGCGACGCCGAGGGCCTGCGCGAAATTGCCCGCCGTTCGCGCGGTACGCCGCGCATCGCCAATCGGCTGTTACGGCGGGTCCGAGACTACACCCAGATGAAAGCAGACGGGCGAATCAATCGCGTCGTGGCCGACCAGGCACTCGGCATGCTCCAGGTTGATCAGCAAGGCTTCGATCACATGGATCGGCGCCTGCTTTCTGCGGTGATCGAAAAATTTGCCGGTGGTCCGGTGGGGGTCGAGAGCCTGGCCGCCGCCATTGGCGAGGAGCGTGGCACCATTGAGGACGTGCTTGAGCCTTTTCTGATCCAGCAGGGCTATCTGATGCGCACGCCCAAGGGCCGGGTGGCGACCCTGGCGGCATATCGGCATTTTGGGTTGCCGGAGTCTGTTTCAACTGGAGTATCAGCCGGTGCATCAGCCGCTCGCGCGCATGGCGATCTGTTCACGGGGCAAACCACAGACCCTGGGGAAACAGATGCCAAAGGCGATTACGGCAACTGA